A section of the Shimia isoporae genome encodes:
- the leuC gene encoding 3-isopropylmalate dehydratase large subunit — MSPKTLYDKIWDAHVAHEADDGTCLLYIDRHLVHEVTSPQAFEGLRMAGRKVRAPEKTIAVPDHNVPTTAGREDPAQMTEESRIQVEALDKNAKEFGVHYYPVSDVRQGIVHIVGPENGWTLPGMTVVCGDSHTATHGAFGALAHGIGTSEVEHVLATQTLIQKKSLNMKVEITGKLKPGVTAKDITLAVIGATGTAGGTGYVIEYCGEAIRDLSMEGRMTVCNMAIEGGARAGLIAPDETTFEYCKGRPHAPKGGAWEQALAYWKTLYTDEGAHFDKVVTLKGEDIQPVVTWGTSPEDVLPITGVVPAPEDFEGGKVDAARRSIEYMGLTPGQKLTDIEIDTVFIGSCTNGRIEDMRAVAEVVKGKKVKDGMRAMIVPGSGLVRAQAEEEGLADIFRDAGFEWRLAGCSMCLAMNPDQLSENERCASTSNRNFEGRQGYKGRTHLVSPAMAAAAAITGKLTDIRELM, encoded by the coding sequence ATGTCCCCCAAAACGCTCTATGACAAGATCTGGGATGCCCATGTCGCCCACGAAGCCGACGATGGCACCTGCCTGCTTTATATCGACCGCCACCTCGTTCACGAAGTGACCAGCCCGCAAGCCTTTGAAGGACTTCGCATGGCTGGGCGTAAAGTGCGCGCACCAGAAAAAACCATTGCCGTTCCGGACCACAACGTACCGACGACGGCAGGCCGCGAAGACCCCGCGCAGATGACAGAGGAATCGCGCATCCAAGTTGAAGCGCTGGACAAAAACGCCAAGGAATTTGGTGTGCACTATTATCCGGTGTCCGACGTTCGTCAGGGTATCGTGCATATTGTTGGCCCGGAGAACGGATGGACGTTGCCAGGCATGACTGTGGTTTGTGGCGACAGCCACACCGCCACGCACGGTGCCTTCGGTGCGCTTGCACACGGCATCGGCACGTCCGAGGTTGAACACGTTCTGGCGACCCAGACGCTGATTCAGAAGAAATCGCTGAACATGAAGGTGGAAATCACCGGCAAGCTGAAGCCTGGCGTAACTGCCAAAGATATCACACTGGCTGTAATCGGTGCGACCGGCACTGCTGGCGGCACCGGCTATGTGATCGAATACTGTGGCGAAGCGATCCGCGACCTTTCTATGGAAGGCCGCATGACCGTGTGCAACATGGCGATCGAAGGCGGCGCACGTGCCGGCTTGATCGCGCCGGACGAGACCACGTTTGAATACTGCAAAGGCCGTCCGCACGCCCCCAAAGGCGGCGCTTGGGAGCAGGCGCTGGCGTATTGGAAGACACTCTACACTGACGAAGGCGCGCACTTCGACAAAGTCGTGACCCTGAAGGGCGAAGACATCCAGCCCGTCGTGACTTGGGGCACCTCGCCCGAGGACGTTCTGCCGATCACCGGTGTTGTTCCTGCGCCAGAAGACTTCGAAGGCGGCAAGGTCGACGCGGCACGACGCTCGATCGAATACATGGGCCTGACACCCGGTCAGAAGCTGACCGATATCGAGATCGACACCGTGTTCATCGGCTCCTGCACAAACGGGCGGATCGAAGACATGCGGGCCGTAGCAGAAGTTGTCAAAGGCAAAAAGGTGAAGGACGGCATGCGCGCCATGATCGTTCCGGGATCCGGTCTTGTACGGGCGCAGGCCGAAGAAGAAGGTCTGGCGGATATCTTCCGTGATGCAGGCTTTGAATGGCGTCTGGCTGGGTGCTCCATGTGTCTGGCGATGAACCCTGACCAGCTGAGCGAGAACGAGCGTTGCGCGTCCACCTCGAACCGCAATTTTGAAGGCCGTCAGGGCTACAAGGGCCGCACGCACCTCGTGTCCCCTGCCATGGCCGCCGCCGCAGCAATCACCGGCAAACTCACCGACATTCGGGAGCTGATGTAA
- the leuD gene encoding 3-isopropylmalate dehydratase small subunit → MKKFETFSGIAAPMPLVNIDTDMIIPKVFLKSIQRTGFGKNLFDEMRYNRDGTEIEDFVLNKPQYREASILVAGDNFGCGSSREHAPWALEDFGIKVIVSTSFADIFFNNCFKNGMLPVVLPQEQVDLLMKDAEKGENARMTVDLEAQEITTSDGDVIKFDVDAFKKHCLLNGLDDIGLTMEKAASIDSYESKASAERPWV, encoded by the coding sequence ATGAAAAAATTCGAAACCTTCTCCGGTATCGCCGCGCCTATGCCGCTGGTGAATATCGACACCGACATGATCATCCCCAAGGTCTTCCTGAAGTCGATCCAGCGGACCGGCTTTGGCAAAAACCTGTTTGACGAGATGCGCTACAACCGCGACGGCACCGAGATCGAGGATTTCGTGCTGAACAAGCCCCAGTACCGCGAGGCCTCCATTCTGGTGGCCGGCGACAACTTCGGCTGCGGCTCCTCGCGCGAACACGCGCCTTGGGCACTGGAGGACTTCGGCATCAAGGTGATCGTCTCGACGTCTTTTGCCGACATCTTTTTCAACAATTGCTTCAAGAACGGCATGCTCCCTGTGGTCCTGCCCCAAGAGCAGGTGGATCTTCTGATGAAGGATGCGGAGAAGGGCGAAAATGCCCGGATGACCGTGGATCTTGAAGCACAGGAGATCACCACTTCGGACGGCGATGTGATCAAGTTCGATGTAGATGCCTTCAAAAAGCATTGCCTTCTAAATGGATTGGACGACATCGGTTTGACCATGGAAAAGGCCGCG